The genome window GCGTGTTCTTTTGATAATAAGCAATACCTTCTTCTCTTGTCCATTTTTTTGCATGAATTCCTGTGTCAACAACCAAACGACAAGCCCTCCAAATTTCCATAGAAAGTCTACCAAAATCCGAATAAGGATCTTTATAGAATCCCATCTCTTTAGGAATAAACTCACAGTACAACCCCCAACCTTCTATATAAGCTGTGTATCTCCCATGTTTTCTAAACTCAGGAATACCTTCTAACTCTTGAGCAATAGACAACTGCATATGGTGACCTGGGATCCCTTCATGAAATGCTAGAGCTTCCATTTCATATTTAGGCATATTATTCATATCATAAAGATTTGCATAATAAAAACCAGGACGTGATCCATCAATTGCAGGACTATTATAAAATGCTTTACCTGCTGTTTTCTCACGAAAAGCTTCTACACGTTTTACAAGCATATCTGCTTTAGGCTTTGTGATGAATAACTCGTCTAGTCTCAACTTAAAAGCATCTACAATCTTGGTTGCTGAGTCTAAATAGGCTTGCTTTCCTTCTTCCGTATTCGGGTAATAGAATTGTTGGTCTTCTTTCATAAATACAAAGAACTCTTGTAGTGTTCCTTTAAAACCAAGCTGTTTCATGATTGCTTTCATTTCTCCATGAATTCTATCAACCTCATTCAATCCAATCTGATGAATTTCATCGGCAGTCAGGCTTGTTGTTGTGGTTCCCGCCAAAGCAAAATCATAGAATTTATCCCCATCTTTCAACTTCCAAACTCCTGCATCATTATTTGTTTGCTTCTGCTGCTCTTCTAATAATTGAATCAAACTCTCGTATGCAGGCTTTACAGATTCTTTTAAAGCTGAAATACATTCATTTTTCAACTTTCCAACTTCCTCATCTGTCAGATCTAGTTTTGCCACTTTTTCTTCAAAGTTCTTAAGGAAGAGGTTCGGCGTTTGAGAGTCATCCATAGGATAACCTTTGATCACATTTTTACTAGCATCTAATACTTTCGGGTAAAGGAAGGTAGGCAGTAAAATCCCCACTTTAGCACGTCTATTTAAATTTTCCTCTAGCTGTTTAAACATTGGTTTTACAGCATTCAATCTACTTATGTAGGCCTGAGCATCTGTGGGTGTATCAATTTTATGAAATGACAATAAAAAAGCAGGAACTTGTGCATGAAGCCCAAACATCTGATTTACTGGGTATGAATAATCTTTGTATTTAAAGCCTTCAATTTGACGTTTCAACTTTTCTTTCATCAATCGATAGCTCAACTGTGTTTGTTCATCAAGTAATGATGCATCTATTGAGTCTTTGAGAAAAGATAAATATGCCTTTCTGATTTGTTGTTCTTCAAGTTCAGAGGCTTCTGAAAGATCATCCCATTTGTCATTATTTGTCTTACGGCCAAGGTAAGTCTGTTGCATAGGCGAACGCTCTACTCCTTCTTCATAAACGCGTTCAAAAAACATATTTGCTTTTTGAGACTCTTCTACGCTAGCTGTTGTTGCATTCGTTTGATCTAGATTTTGACAAGCTGAAAAAGACATACCACCGATTAGCAGATATGCCCATAAATTTTTGAATTGGTTAGTCATAACATTTAAAAGAGGTTTCCCTCAAATGATTTTAAGTAATAGTTCTTTAAAATATCTACACCCAAAATATTAAATTTTGAAGTGAGGACATAAAAAAAAGAGTCACTTACCAGTGACTCTCTCTTAAACTAATGTATAACCGATTAGTTTAAATATGCTTTGA of Sediminitomix flava contains these proteins:
- a CDS encoding DUF885 domain-containing protein produces the protein MTNQFKNLWAYLLIGGMSFSACQNLDQTNATTASVEESQKANMFFERVYEEGVERSPMQQTYLGRKTNNDKWDDLSEASELEEQQIRKAYLSFLKDSIDASLLDEQTQLSYRLMKEKLKRQIEGFKYKDYSYPVNQMFGLHAQVPAFLLSFHKIDTPTDAQAYISRLNAVKPMFKQLEENLNRRAKVGILLPTFLYPKVLDASKNVIKGYPMDDSQTPNLFLKNFEEKVAKLDLTDEEVGKLKNECISALKESVKPAYESLIQLLEEQQKQTNNDAGVWKLKDGDKFYDFALAGTTTTSLTADEIHQIGLNEVDRIHGEMKAIMKQLGFKGTLQEFFVFMKEDQQFYYPNTEEGKQAYLDSATKIVDAFKLRLDELFITKPKADMLVKRVEAFREKTAGKAFYNSPAIDGSRPGFYYANLYDMNNMPKYEMEALAFHEGIPGHHMQLSIAQELEGIPEFRKHGRYTAYIEGWGLYCEFIPKEMGFYKDPYSDFGRLSMEIWRACRLVVDTGIHAKKWTREEGIAYYQKNTPASYLNCEQMVDRHIVMPSQATAYKIGMLKILELREKAKIALEDQFDIRKFHDIVLTSGPVPLNILEEMIDNWINEEQKLEM